A genomic window from Salvia miltiorrhiza cultivar Shanhuang (shh) chromosome 5, IMPLAD_Smil_shh, whole genome shotgun sequence includes:
- the LOC130986446 gene encoding nicotinamide adenine dinucleotide transporter 1, chloroplastic-like isoform X2 — MVAAAPCDHRSAKEVIFDASAGASAGAIAATFVCPLDVIKTRLQVHGLPEMQPSGRKGSVIIVSLQNIVRNEGLRGLYRGLTPTLTALLPNWAVYFTVYGHLKELLHTYGSNNSDQLSIGSNMVAAAGAGAATAVATNPLWVVKTRLQTQGMRQGVVPYKNIFSALSRIAHEEGFRGWYSGLLPSLAGVSHVAIQFPAYERIKFYLAKQGNKRDNELNPGELAIASSSSKVVASLSTYPHEVIRSRLQEQGQVRDSQPKYSGVVDCIKKVFRQEGLTGFYRGCATNLLRTTPSAVITFTSYEMIHRFLLQLSPPKEKQHPKPHPKPDSKTKSQKGSTSPGENDTLDQSVNPSNDRTRLIPLDNTDHKLTARH, encoded by the exons ATGGTCGCTGCCGCGCCGTGCGACCACCGGAGCGCGAAAGAGGTCATCTTCGACGCCTCCGCCGGTGCCTCTGCGG GTGCAATAGCAGCTACATTCGTGTGCCCGTTGGATGTGATAAAGACGAGGCTTCAAGTCCATGGCCTCCCAGAAATGCAGCCTTCTGGTCGTAAAG GTAGTGTGATTATTGTGAGCCTACAAAATATTGTTCGAAACGAAGGTCTGAGGGGACTCTACCGCGGCCTAACGCCAACTTTGACAGCATTACTTCCAAATTGGGCT GTATACTTCACGGTTTATGGGCATCTTAAAGAGCTATTACATACATATG GCAGCAACAACAGCGACCAGCTTTCGATTGGTTCAAACATGGTAGCTGCTGCAGGAGCTGGTGCTGCAACAGCTGTCGCAACAAATCCTTTGTGGGTTGTTAAGACACGACTTCAA ACACAAGGAATGAGGCAAGGTGTAGTTCCTTACAAGAATATATTTTCTGCTTTGAGTCGAATTGCCCATGAAGAAGGATTCCGAGGATGGTACAG TGGTCTTCTGCCTTCGTTGGCTGGAGTTAGTCATGTAGCTATCCAGTTCCCTGCATATGAAAGGATAAAATTCTACTTGGCTAAACAAG GGAATAAAAGGGATAATGAGCTCAACCCCGGAGAACTTGCAATTGCCTCATCATCTTCAAAGGTCGTCGCCTCTCTATCAACTTATCCCCATGAG GTTATCCGTTCAAGGTTGCAAGAGCAAGGTCAAGTGCGGGACTCTCAGCCAAAGTATTCTGGCGTCGTTGATTGCATCAAGAAAGTCTTCAGACAGGAAGGTCTAACTGGGTTCTATCGTGGCTGTGCTACAAATCTCCTACGAACAACTCCATCTGCTGTGATTACATTTACCAGTTACGAGATGATACATAGATTTTTGCTGCAACTCTCTCCTCCAAAGGAGAAGCAGCATCCGAAACCTCACCCTAAACCCGATTCTAAAACCAAGTCTCAGAAGGGATCGACAAGCCCTGGAGAAAACGACACTTTAGACCAATCTGTAAACCCATCTAATGATAGAACTCGTCTTATTCCTTTGGATAATACAGATCATAAGCTCACTGCTAGGCATTAG
- the LOC130986445 gene encoding LEAF RUST 10 DISEASE-RESISTANCE LOCUS RECEPTOR-LIKE PROTEIN KINASE-like 1.1 — MKLPKYLILSLLHCLIITSTLSKCPQSYPCRNLTLKFPFTDIRNPECGLFMVDGCNSTHGLPRIQLEAQGLRYDLLQLSENNMSVRYSQLQKLFKEGTYFLLRLPKYPFSSLTIASPHINLLSCNNPHFGGNPCNCSQIPLNLFCVNLTAPKETRDSSECSMIQVPINTEPNQCSKIHLNQLNPEFTLEFNVSHDCYQCHRRGGQCFRNWINDFYCKEGSSRLVLILAISGGGLLFILCLLISYMIWLLKKRVGTGYIRSSNISFDTSKSDINGGSSFFGIPIFPYTELEAATNNFDPSRELGDGGFGTVYYGKLLDGREVAIKRLYEQNCRRVEQFMNEIEILTGLRHPNLVCLYGCTSRRSRELLLVYEYVSNGTVADHLHGERAEAAPLTWPIRMRIAIETATALAYLHKSDIIHRDVKTDNILLDENFHVKVADFGLSRLFPYDASHISTVPGGTPGYIDPEYHMCYQVTDKSDVYSFGVVLVELISSMPAVDVSRQIHEINLANFALTRIQRGAFDELVDPSLGYNLDAQVTGVTTSVAEIAFRCLQLEKEMRPSMAEVLAFLKDISN; from the exons ATGAAGCTTCCCAAGTATCTGATTCTCTCTCTACTTCACTGTCTGATCATCACCTCAACCCTTTCCAAATGCCCACAATCCTACCCTTGCCGAAACCTTACCTTGAAATTCCCATTCACCGACATTCGGAACCCCGAATGCGGATTGTTCATGGTTGATGGCTGCAATTCTACACATGGACTTCCCAGAATTCAACTAGAAGCTCAAGGCCTTCGTTATGATCTGCTTCAGCTTTCGGAGAATAACATGTCTGTTCGCTACTCTCAGCTGCAAAAGCTCTTCAAGGAGGGGACTTATTTCCTTCTCAGACTCCCTAAAtatcctttttcttcactcacaattgCCTCGCCTCATATCAACTTGTTATCATGTAACAACCCCCATTTTGGAGGAAATCCATGCAATTGTTCCCAAATACCCCTCAATCTGTTCTGTGTCAATCTCACTGCTCCAAAGGAAACTCGCGATTCTTCAGAATGTTCAATGATTCAAGTACCTATAAATACGGAGCCCAATCAATGTTCAAAAATCCACTTAAATCAGTTAAATCCAGAGTTTACACTAGAGTTTAATGTCTCTCATGATTGTTATCAATGTCACCGTCGCGGAGGGCAGTGTTTTAGAAACTGGATAAACGACTTCTACTGCAAGGAAG GCAGTAGTAGGTTGGTGCTGATACTAG CCATATCTGGAGGTGGACTATTGTTTATTCTATGCTTGTTGATCTCCTACATGATCTGGCTGTTGAAGAAAAGGGTCGGTACGGGCTACATTCGTTCCTCTAACATATCCTTCGACACCTCAAAATCGGACATCAATGGTGGGAGCTCTTTCTTTGGCATCCCTATCTTCCCATACACAGAGCTTGAAGCAGCCACCAACAACTTCGATCCTTCTAGAGAACTCGGAGATGGAGGTTTTGGGACAGTATACTATG GCAAGCTACTAGATGGAAGAGAAGTCGCAATAAAGCGTCTCTACGAGCAGAACTGCAGAAGAGTGGAGCAGTTCATGAATGAGATCGAGATTCTTACCGGTTTAAGGCACCCGAATCTTGTCTGTCTGTATGGCTGCACTTCTAGGAGAAGCAGGGAGCTTCTCCTCGTGTATGAGTATGTCTCCAATGGCACTGTAGCTGATCATCTACACGGTGAGAGAGCCGAGGCAGCACCCCTCACATGGCCTATTAGGATGAGGATTGCCATAGAAACTGCAACCGCGCTGGCTTATCTCCACAAGTCGGACATAATACACCGTGATGTCAAGACGGACAACATATTACTTGATGAAAACTTTCATGTCAAAGTGGCTGATTTTGGGCTGTCGAGGCTGTTCCCGTACGATGCCAGTCATATCTCCACTGTCCCCGGAGGGACCCCGGGGTACATTGACCCCGAGTACCATATGTGCTATCAAGTGACAGACAAGAGCGATGTCTACAGCTTTGGTGTTGTCCTCGTTGAGCTCATTTCATCCATGCCAGCTGTAGATGTAAGCAGGCAGATACATGAGATCAACTTGGCTAACTTCGCGCTGACTAGGATACAGAGGGGTGCGTTTGATGAACTGGTCGATCCATCTCTTGGGTATAACCTCGATGCTCAAGTCACCGGGGTGACTACCTCAGTCGCGGAGATAGCATTCCGGTGCCTGCAACTCGAGAAGGAGATGAGGCCTTCCATGGCTGAGGTCTTGGCTTTCCTCAAAGATATATCTAACTGA
- the LOC130986446 gene encoding nicotinamide adenine dinucleotide transporter 1, chloroplastic-like isoform X1, with protein sequence MVAAAPCDHRSAKEVIFDASAGASAGAIAATFVCPLDVIKTRLQVHGLPEMQPSGRKGSVIIVSLQNIVRNEGLRGLYRGLTPTLTALLPNWAVYFTVYGHLKELLHTYEGSNNSDQLSIGSNMVAAAGAGAATAVATNPLWVVKTRLQTQGMRQGVVPYKNIFSALSRIAHEEGFRGWYSGLLPSLAGVSHVAIQFPAYERIKFYLAKQGNKRDNELNPGELAIASSSSKVVASLSTYPHEVIRSRLQEQGQVRDSQPKYSGVVDCIKKVFRQEGLTGFYRGCATNLLRTTPSAVITFTSYEMIHRFLLQLSPPKEKQHPKPHPKPDSKTKSQKGSTSPGENDTLDQSVNPSNDRTRLIPLDNTDHKLTARH encoded by the exons ATGGTCGCTGCCGCGCCGTGCGACCACCGGAGCGCGAAAGAGGTCATCTTCGACGCCTCCGCCGGTGCCTCTGCGG GTGCAATAGCAGCTACATTCGTGTGCCCGTTGGATGTGATAAAGACGAGGCTTCAAGTCCATGGCCTCCCAGAAATGCAGCCTTCTGGTCGTAAAG GTAGTGTGATTATTGTGAGCCTACAAAATATTGTTCGAAACGAAGGTCTGAGGGGACTCTACCGCGGCCTAACGCCAACTTTGACAGCATTACTTCCAAATTGGGCT GTATACTTCACGGTTTATGGGCATCTTAAAGAGCTATTACATACATATG AAGGCAGCAACAACAGCGACCAGCTTTCGATTGGTTCAAACATGGTAGCTGCTGCAGGAGCTGGTGCTGCAACAGCTGTCGCAACAAATCCTTTGTGGGTTGTTAAGACACGACTTCAA ACACAAGGAATGAGGCAAGGTGTAGTTCCTTACAAGAATATATTTTCTGCTTTGAGTCGAATTGCCCATGAAGAAGGATTCCGAGGATGGTACAG TGGTCTTCTGCCTTCGTTGGCTGGAGTTAGTCATGTAGCTATCCAGTTCCCTGCATATGAAAGGATAAAATTCTACTTGGCTAAACAAG GGAATAAAAGGGATAATGAGCTCAACCCCGGAGAACTTGCAATTGCCTCATCATCTTCAAAGGTCGTCGCCTCTCTATCAACTTATCCCCATGAG GTTATCCGTTCAAGGTTGCAAGAGCAAGGTCAAGTGCGGGACTCTCAGCCAAAGTATTCTGGCGTCGTTGATTGCATCAAGAAAGTCTTCAGACAGGAAGGTCTAACTGGGTTCTATCGTGGCTGTGCTACAAATCTCCTACGAACAACTCCATCTGCTGTGATTACATTTACCAGTTACGAGATGATACATAGATTTTTGCTGCAACTCTCTCCTCCAAAGGAGAAGCAGCATCCGAAACCTCACCCTAAACCCGATTCTAAAACCAAGTCTCAGAAGGGATCGACAAGCCCTGGAGAAAACGACACTTTAGACCAATCTGTAAACCCATCTAATGATAGAACTCGTCTTATTCCTTTGGATAATACAGATCATAAGCTCACTGCTAGGCATTAG